In Marinibacterium anthonyi, the DNA window GCATGCCATACCTGAACCCGATGGTCAGTTGCGCGATCCGTACACCGCGGCTGCGATGCGATAGCGTGACGATCGCCTCCGCGACTGTCGTTTCAGCACTATCCCCGGCTGTCGGCCCCTGACGCAGTCCGACATCCCATCCTTTCCTGTTTCTCAACGTCAGCAGTTCGAAGGTGCGGATAACCGCGATCAGCCGGTCTCCAGCGACGAGGATGTGATCGAGCACATCGTCACGCCTAACCTCTGCACCGGAACGTATTCCGACCACCGTCACACCCGGACGGGTCAGATCGTCGATATCGCCCAAGGAGTGGCCCAGCCCCCAGTAATCATCCTTTGGGCGCAACTCGGTCAGGAAATCCGCCTCACCTGCCGCACCCAGATCCGTCTGATCCTTGCGGTTGGGAAGCAGAAGCGGTCCGAGTAGCAGCAGGGTCAATCCGCCGGTAGCCGCGGCCGCCAGACCGACCGGTGTGATTTCCAGAATTGAGAAGGGCGCCAGCCCGATCTCTCTGGCAACGCCATCGACCAGCAGATTGGTCGAGGTTCCGATCAGCGTGCAGGTCCCGCCGAGCACCGCCATGTAAGAGAGCGGGATCAACAGACGCGTCGCTGCGAGGCCGAGGCTTTGGGCCAGTCTTATGGCGACCGGGATCAGCACGAGGACGACAGGTGTGTTGTTCATGAGCGCCGAGGCCACGAGGGTCGAAGCCAGAAACACGCCGGTAGCCGCAATGGGGCGCTGGCCGGCGGCGACGACGACCCGGTTTGCCAACGCATCGAGCAACCCGGTGCGGACGAGGGCGCCGCTGAGGATAAACATCGCGGCGATGGTGATCGGTGCGGGATTTGAAAAAACCGATAGAACAGTGTCTTCCGGCACCAGTCCAAAAACGACAAACAACGCTGCAACCGCCGCGGCCGTCACCTCGGGTGCGAACCGCTCGTAAAGGAAACCCGCGAAGAGAACCAGAAGAAGCGCGAGCGCAAGATAAGGCTCAAAGGGGTACAGGTGTGTCATTCCGGGGTCTCCAGTGCATTGACGGCGGAGAGGTCCTGACGTCGCGCAATATGTGCTCTTTCGTTCTCACTCTGTCCCGAAAACTGGCGCGGAGCGCTCTTTGATCGGTCGCTGCAGATCGAGGTCGCGATGATCAGTATGCGATGACCATG includes these proteins:
- the sdcS_1 gene encoding Na(+)/dicarboxylate symporter, which translates into the protein MTHLYPFEPYLALALLLVLFAGFLYERFAPEVTAAAVAALFVVFGLVPEDTVLSVFSNPAPITIAAMFILSGALVRTGLLDALANRVVVAAGQRPIAATGVFLASTLVASALMNNTPVVLVLIPVAIRLAQSLGLAATRLLIPLSYMAVLGGTCTLIGTSTNLLVDGVAREIGLAPFSILEITPVGLAAAATGGLTLLLLGPLLLPNRKDQTDLGAAGEADFLTELRPKDDYWGLGHSLGDIDDLTRPGVTVVGIRSGAEVRRDDVLDHILVAGDRLIAVIRTFELLTLRNRKGWDVGLRQGPTAGDSAETTVAEAIVTLSHRSRGVRIAQLTIGFRYGMRVLGAHRHGESLGPDLSTTLLRPADKLLLEGTDESYDRLIEAGDLAGVTMAGGRPFRRGKAPLALTALFAVVALAAIGVADISLVSLVAVAFILVLRCIDNDEAWSSIDAGVLVLIFSMLVVGAGLQHSGAIALIVGAVAPLLADMPPIIALAAVYLLASTLTEAVTNSAVAVVVTPLAIGLAVQIGVDPRPFVVAVMFGASASFATPIGYQTNTLVYGAGNYKFTDFIKIGLPMNIIVGAAAVLTIPVFFPF